From one Mytilus galloprovincialis chromosome 13, xbMytGall1.hap1.1, whole genome shotgun sequence genomic stretch:
- the LOC143056522 gene encoding uncharacterized protein LOC143056522 isoform X2, protein MKMLYILTLFVCLAGRMINCLPHVEISHTILTKAYIQSNTAHREKRSLGTNFGPHSTYLALNGLTCYVCRPGFYKRADCTVNETTATCEPCPKGEYNGNYNIAMRCEACRNFCVDPNAIIVNQCNSTADITCRCKDGFYNHSKGSGEWICVPLSDCPPGTEVYLQGTAISDTQCLPCRPGTYSTTTSLEDKCLSCSRCTSDQTIQQECDGTRNTVCAANGQSQSWQIYVPILIIAVMIGIAVLVLLLLYRYGYLSTVQEKWFNEKGRTEMNDLAIESQSSNSNNNQQTVQIRSNLPAARQAHRSDEACPSTETDRMWSPVFRRISVIINLGEWKSVMRTLFSKYYETQVAERKIEEICHDYPNNVTEQIYQCLLKWLKRAGDEAVLNDVSSALEKDNMLSLADELENEYPMLLLKIRNEKNNSQVRHISSSC, encoded by the exons ATGAAAATGCTTTACATACTAACATTATTTGTTTGCTTGGCTGGACGAATGATTAACTGTCTTCCACATGTTGAAATATCACATACCATTTTGACTAAAGCATATATACAGAGTAATACGGCACATAGAGAGAAAAGGTCTCTTGGTACTAATTTTGGACCTCATTCAACTTACCTGGCCTTAAACGGACTAACATGTTATGTTTGTAGACCTGGATTTTATAAACGGGCAGATTGTACAGTAAACGAAACAACAGCTACGTGTGAGCCGTGCCCAAAGGGAGAATACAATGGGAACTATAATATAGCCATGCGATGTGAGGCCTGTAGAAATTTCTGCGTGGATCCGAATGCAATTATTGTAAATCAGTGTAATTCTACTgccgacataacatgtcgttgtAAAGATGGTTTCTACAATCACTCAAAAGGAAGTGGGGAGTGGATTTGTGTCCCTCTTAGTGATTGTCCGCCTGGAACGGAGGTATATCTTCAAG GCACAGCCATCAGTGATACCCAGTGTTTACCATGTAGGCCAGGGACATATTCGACAACAACCTCATTAGAAGACAAATGTTTATCGTGCTCCAGATGCACTTCAGATCAAACAATTCAACAAGAGTGTGACGGAACAAGAAACACTGTCTGTGCAGCAAATG GACAATCACAGTCATGGCAAATTTATGTGCCAATCCTGATAATAGCTGTTATGATTGGTATTGCTGTTCTTGTTCTTTTGCTTTTGTACAGATACGGATATCTTTCTACAGTGCAGGAAAAGTG GTTTAATGAAAAAGGCCGAACTGAAATGAATGATTTGGCAATTGAATCCCAAAGCAGCAATAGCA ATAATAATCAACAAACTGTCCAAATACGTTCTAATTTGCCTGCAGCAAGACAAGCTCACAGAAGTGATGAGGCATGTCCTTCTACAGAAACTGATAGAATGTGGTCTCCAGTGTTCCGACGTATTTCCGTTATAATTAACCTCGGTGAATGGAAGTCAGTAATGAGAACTTtatttt CAAAGTATTATGAAACCCAGGTCGCAGAGCGTAAGATTGAGGAAATTTGCCATGATTATCCGAACAACGTCACAGAGCAAATATACCAATGTCTTTTAAAATGGTTGAAGCGTGCTGGTGATGAAGCCGTTCTAAACGACGTTTCCTCTGCTCTTGAAAAAGACAATATGCTTTCGTTAGCGGATGAACTTGAAAACGAATATCCTATGTTGTTGCTAAaaattagaaatgaaaaaaataattctcaaGTTAGACACATAAGTAGTAGTTGTTGA
- the LOC143057447 gene encoding heat shock 70 kDa protein 12B-like, which produces MKLHKNKHLSITSLIEDITGKSALAMDVFSLSIQSLKDHLMETLEKRGTSMTVNDIKWVLTVPAIWTDAAKQFMRKSAEKAGIPGENLLIALEPEAASIYCQYLPTEKLNGADEGFTMSEVGTKYMIIDLGGGTADITVHEKQRDGMLKEVCQATGDACGGTSIDNEFFQLFVKIVGAPLMNSLSKNDPSAYLDLFREFEIVKRTINPNKKGKMNFTIPFVALDKLCKNTFEEDFPTTVSSCSLSDKICLRGDKMRG; this is translated from the exons ATGAAACTCCATAAAAATAAG CATTTGTCAATAACATCACTGATTGAGGATATAACTGGTAAATCAGCATTAGCAATGGATGTGTTTTCTTTGTCCATACAATCTCTGAAGGACCATCTAATGGAAACTTTAGAAAAAAGGGGAACTTCAATGACTGTTAATGATATAAAATGGGTGCTTACAGTACCGGCCATATGGACTGATGCAGCGAAACAATTTATGCGAAAAAGTGCTGAAAAG GCAGGGATACCAGGGGAAAATTTACTGATCGCTTTAGAACCCGAAGCTGCTTCTATATACTGTCAATATCTTCCAACTGAGAAACTAAATGGTGCAGACGAAGGATTCACAATGTCTGAAGTCGGAACGAAGTATATGATCATAGACTTAGGAG GGGGTACTGCAGACATAACTGTTCACGAAAAACAGAGAGATGGGATGTTAAAGGAAGTGTGTCAAGCAACAGGTGATGCATGTGGTGGAACGTCCATAGATAACGAGTTTTTCCAATTGTTTGTGAAAATTGTTGGCGCACCTTTAATGAATAGTTTATCAAAGAATGACCCCTCAGCTTATCTTGATCTTTTCAGAGAATTCGAAATTGTTAAAAGAACAATTAATCCAAATAAAAAAGGGAagatgaattttaccattccctttgtTGCTCTAGATAAACTATGTAAGAATACTTTTGAGGAAGATTTTCCTACCACTGTTTCTTCTTGTTCCCTGAGCGATAAGATTTGCCTTCGTGGTGACAAAAtg cgcggttaa
- the LOC143056522 gene encoding uncharacterized protein LOC143056522 isoform X1 encodes MKMLYILTLFVCLAGRMINCLPHVEISHTILTKAYIQSNTAHREKRSLGTNFGPHSTYLALNGLTCYVCRPGFYKRADCTVNETTATCEPCPKGEYNGNYNIAMRCEACRNFCVDPNAIIVNQCNSTADITCRCKDGFYNHSKGSGEWICVPLSDCPPGTEVYLQGTAISDTQCLPCRPGTYSTTTSLEDKCLSCSRCTSDQTIQQECDGTRNTVCAANGQSQSWQIYVPILIIAVMIGIAVLVLLLLYRYGYLSTVQEKCCRFNEKGRTEMNDLAIESQSSNSNNNQQTVQIRSNLPAARQAHRSDEACPSTETDRMWSPVFRRISVIINLGEWKSVMRTLFSKYYETQVAERKIEEICHDYPNNVTEQIYQCLLKWLKRAGDEAVLNDVSSALEKDNMLSLADELENEYPMLLLKIRNEKNNSQVRHISSSC; translated from the exons ATGAAAATGCTTTACATACTAACATTATTTGTTTGCTTGGCTGGACGAATGATTAACTGTCTTCCACATGTTGAAATATCACATACCATTTTGACTAAAGCATATATACAGAGTAATACGGCACATAGAGAGAAAAGGTCTCTTGGTACTAATTTTGGACCTCATTCAACTTACCTGGCCTTAAACGGACTAACATGTTATGTTTGTAGACCTGGATTTTATAAACGGGCAGATTGTACAGTAAACGAAACAACAGCTACGTGTGAGCCGTGCCCAAAGGGAGAATACAATGGGAACTATAATATAGCCATGCGATGTGAGGCCTGTAGAAATTTCTGCGTGGATCCGAATGCAATTATTGTAAATCAGTGTAATTCTACTgccgacataacatgtcgttgtAAAGATGGTTTCTACAATCACTCAAAAGGAAGTGGGGAGTGGATTTGTGTCCCTCTTAGTGATTGTCCGCCTGGAACGGAGGTATATCTTCAAG GCACAGCCATCAGTGATACCCAGTGTTTACCATGTAGGCCAGGGACATATTCGACAACAACCTCATTAGAAGACAAATGTTTATCGTGCTCCAGATGCACTTCAGATCAAACAATTCAACAAGAGTGTGACGGAACAAGAAACACTGTCTGTGCAGCAAATG GACAATCACAGTCATGGCAAATTTATGTGCCAATCCTGATAATAGCTGTTATGATTGGTATTGCTGTTCTTGTTCTTTTGCTTTTGTACAGATACGGATATCTTTCTACAGTGCAGGAAAAGTG TTGTAGGTTTAATGAAAAAGGCCGAACTGAAATGAATGATTTGGCAATTGAATCCCAAAGCAGCAATAGCA ATAATAATCAACAAACTGTCCAAATACGTTCTAATTTGCCTGCAGCAAGACAAGCTCACAGAAGTGATGAGGCATGTCCTTCTACAGAAACTGATAGAATGTGGTCTCCAGTGTTCCGACGTATTTCCGTTATAATTAACCTCGGTGAATGGAAGTCAGTAATGAGAACTTtatttt CAAAGTATTATGAAACCCAGGTCGCAGAGCGTAAGATTGAGGAAATTTGCCATGATTATCCGAACAACGTCACAGAGCAAATATACCAATGTCTTTTAAAATGGTTGAAGCGTGCTGGTGATGAAGCCGTTCTAAACGACGTTTCCTCTGCTCTTGAAAAAGACAATATGCTTTCGTTAGCGGATGAACTTGAAAACGAATATCCTATGTTGTTGCTAAaaattagaaatgaaaaaaataattctcaaGTTAGACACATAAGTAGTAGTTGTTGA